A region from the Silene latifolia isolate original U9 population chromosome 7, ASM4854445v1, whole genome shotgun sequence genome encodes:
- the LOC141590050 gene encoding putative disease resistance protein RGA3, translated as MDLATVMSVVQTLLSAIQTLDQLKVMCSFSDCKRELAALQSTVDTIKSVLQDAEAKQDALNNQEKKYIEELKDAVYDANDVVDEFLTLVKRKNLTEASDKVTDKVRSFLSRFKLLTHHLSDKVKQVNKKLETIASNSSKFSFKVDSKPIRFSMEETSSFVPADNKIIGRDEDVEKIVGMLLDSNHVYQSDVSFLSIVGMGGLGKTALAQLVFNDPRIKSAFQLTRWTCIADQDHQLWNLTKLLGKVIMQKKPTSKEQIHREVRKQLGGKKYLLVLDDVWTECYHRWQEFEEFLKVGQSGSRIVVTTRSKKTAQMIGGDRVHELQGLSEEKSWCLFERMAFLPKQRETPNDDLLSLGKNIIKKCAHVPLAIKVVGSLLRGESKAKWKSFEEKGLANMSEGDDTITNVLKLSYRQLDFSLKNCFAYCAIFPKGFEIRKIMLISLWMAQGYINNEYVGEEYFLLLLQRCFFQGVGEDEYGEIERFKIHDLLHDIAEQVAGEEICRLSTDTVNVSKRVRHLSLLCDRDTQESFNKTRIRTYLGVNKDPWSKGNADRVLAGKLVANWTCLRSLDLSRLGAEILPETIGKLFHLRYLNLSESTLKELPTSIAKLVNLQTLDLYRCTNLRELPNDVSKLVDLSTLDITSSGLRHMPPGMGALTRLHTLGLFVAGRECSDGNECFDGLEDLSSLNNLKGYLEICIRICKNANYVKESHGGGNYLKSKEHLKGICIDFTKGEEYGNKESEQLLLEEMQPHHGLKELSITGYRDM; from the exons ATGGACTTGGCAACAGTAATGTCCGTTGTTCAAACACTTCTTTCTGCGATCCAAACTTTGGATCAGCTCAAAGTCATGTGCTCCTTTTCTGACTGTAAGCGTGAACTTGCGGCTCTCCAGAGCACCGTTGACACCATCAAATCTGTTCTGCAGGATGCCGAGGCCAAGCAAGATGCCCTTAACAATCAAGAAAAGAAATATATTGAAGAGCTCAAGGATGCTGTTTACGATGCTAATGATGTGGTTGATGAGTTCCTCACTCTTGTCAAGCGGAAAAACCTCACCGAGGCTAGTGATAAAGTCACTGATAAGGTGAGATCCTTTCTTTCCCGTTTTAAGCTTCTTACTCACCATCTGTCTGATAAAGTCAAGCAAGTTAATAAGAAATTGGAAACCATTGCGTCGAACAGTAGTAAGTTCAGCTTTAAGGTTGATAGTAAGCCTATAAGGTTTAGCATGGAGGAGACGTCTTCTTTTGTGCCTGCTGATAATAAAATAATTGGGAGGGATGAGGATGTGGAAAAGATTGTAGGGATGTTACTGGACTCGAATCACGTTTATCAGTCAGATGTTTCATTCCTTTCTATTGTGGGGATGGGAGGTCTCGGTAAAACCGCTCTTGCACAACTTGTTTTTAATGATCCGAGGATCAAGAGTGCATTTCAGTTGACGAGATGGACATGCATTGCTGATCAGGATCACCAGTTATGGAACTTGACCAAGCTTCTTGGTAAAGTAATAATGCAAAAAAAACCTACAAGTAAGGAGCAAATACATCGTGAGGTTAGGAAACAACTAGGTGGGAAAAAATATTTGCTGGTGTTAGATGATGTTTGGACTGAATGTTACCATCGATGGCAAGAGTTTGAAGAGTTTTTGAAGGTAGGACAAAGTGGGAGTCGAATAGTTGTAACCACTCGTTCGAAAAAAACTGCCCAAATGATAGGAGGTGATCGAGTGCATGAGTTGCAAGGATTATCAGAAGAAAAGTCATGGTGTTTGTTTGAAAGGATGGCATTTCTACCCAAACAAAGAGAAACTCCTAATGATGACTTGCTAAGCCTTggcaaaaatattattaaaaagtGTGCACATGTTCCGCTTGCAATTAAAGTAGTAGGAAGTCTCCTGCGCGGTGAATCGAAGGCTAAATGGAAGTCATTCGAAGAGAAAGGGTTAGCCAATATGAGTGAAGGGGATGATACCATAACCAATGTCTTGAAGTTGAGTTACCGTCAACTTGACTTCTCCTTGAAGAATTGTTTTGCTTACTGTGCTATCTTTCCAAAGGGTTTTGAGATCAGGAAGATAATGTTGATTAGCCTTTGGATGGCCCAAGGATATATCAATAATGAATATGTCGGCGAGGAGTATTTTCTACTGTTATTACAAAGGTGTTTTTTCCAAGGTGTTGGTGAGGATGAATATGGTGAGATTGAGCGGTTCAAAATACACGACCTCTTGCATGATATTGCTGAACAAGTAGCTGGTGAGGAGATTTGTAGATTGAGTACTGACACTGTTAATGTGAGTAAAAGAGTTCGCCATCTCTCTCTTTTGTGTGACCGTGATACCCAAGAAAGTTTCAACAAGACTCGTATTCGTACTTACCTCGGTGTTAATAAGGACCCTTGGAGTAAGGGAAATGCAGACCGTGTACTAGCTGGTAAATTAGTAGCAAATTGGACATGCTTAAGGTCATTAGACTTGAGCAGATTGGGTGCCGAAATTTTACCAGAAACAATTGGCAAACTGTTTCATTTGAGGTACTTAAATCTCTCAGAGAGTACACTGAAAGAGCTCCCCACATCAATTGCAAAACTAGTGAATCTGCAGACTTTAGATTTATACCGATGCACAAATTTAAGAGAATTGCCTAATGATGTTAGCAAGTTAGTTGATCTAAGCACTTTAGATATAACCTCTAGCGGGTTGCGTCATATGCCTCCAGGCATGGGTGCGTTGACCCGTCTGCACACCCTGGGTCTTTTTGTGGCAGGACGGGAATGTTCAGATGGGAATGAGTGTTTTGATGGGTTGGAAGACCTCTCTTCCTTGAATAACTTGAAAGGGTACCTTGAAATTTGTATTCGAATATGCAAAAATGCAAACTATGTCAAGGAAAGCCATGGTGGGGGAAACTATCTAAAGAGTAAGGAACACCTCAAAGGGATCTGTATTGATTTTACAAAAGGAGAGGAATACGGAAATAAGGAGAGTGAGCAACTGCTGCTGGAAGAGATGCAGCCACATCATGGTCTTAAGGAGTTGTCAATAACTGGGTATCGTG ATATGTGA